CGATCTTGATGCTCTCAAAGAGGGCGTTAAAGCGTTTGGACGCATTCAATTTATGATTAAAGACATCAATGAGAAGCCTATAAACATTAGCGCATTTGGTAGTGCCAGTAGTAAAATGAATCTATGAAAAGCTAATATCTTTAATTTATGATAATATGATAAGTCCGGCTATTTACTAATAAAAAAATAAAGCGGAGAAAAACTCCGCTTTAACTTATCATTTCTTATGCTTTTTATCATACTCCTCTTTCGTAATGAGCCCTTCTTTCAATTGTTCATCAGAAGTGACCTTTTTCGATAATAACCAATGGTATGTATTTTGATTACTAGCTGTTACAACATAAGCTTGTTCAAACTCCCATCCGCGCTTTCCCATATAGTTCATAGCATCTACCATAGAGTTAAACTCTAATTTTTCACCCTCATCATCAACTAAATATTGCTTGGCATCACCAGACCAATATTTAGTTTTTTGCCCGAAATCGACAGTTACAATAACTTTAGTACTCATAAACTTACCCATACCGAGTAATTCACAAAACACTTTGTATGACTCTTGAGCCATTACATTGACGCTGACAAACATCAGCATTAGAAAAATAATCTTCTTCATTTTTTTTAATATTTAGTTAAAAATGTGTGTCTGTATACAAGAACATCTCCTTATATTGTGCATTAACTAGAACCATCTACAACCTAATACAGATTGCACGATCTGCAGAGATGAATCTTTTGTTTGTGCCTAGTGTACAAATATCAGCATAATATTTAACAGCACCAAAATATAACAACAAAATGTATATTTTAAAGAATAAAAAAGGGCTTCCACGGGTTGGAAGCCCTTTTACTTGTCAAAGTTTTGTCTCATGCCAATGAAGTAAAAGTACATCTATTCCCCAATATTAAATCTGAAAATAAAATAGGAAAAGACATAATATAATACTAAGGTAGGAATGGATCTAACTATACAATTATTATATAAAAGCTGTACAATCCAACCTATTCTTCTAACAATAATGAATGTTCTGGTATAATTACATTATTAGAAAATATCATATATTCCTTTCCTTTTCCTACAGTTGATGCACTATAATTTAAACTAAACTGCACCATCCGATAGTCTTTATATAATTCTGCTATAAAAGGTACACAATCATAAGTAACTATCCATTTTTGAGTATCAATTAGTGCAATTTCATCTCGAATATTACAATGATCATTGTCACAATAATAATTCATATAAAGTCCTTTACCCTTCACATAGTAAGGAGGATCAAAATAAAATAATGTATTAGGAGGAAGTATTCGTTTTTGTTCTTTTACTAGTTGCACAGCATCTAGATTGAATAAAACAATTTGATTAGTATATTGAGCTATTTTTTGTATTCTTTCTATTAAATTCCTTTTATTGTATCTTGCATCTATACCATAATTACCAGTTTGATTAACTCCACCAATAATCCCTCCCTTAATAATTCCTGAACGATTTGTGCGATTTAGATAAAATGTAGAAAAACCCAAAGTGAGTAAATCAACATTCTCTTTT
The Bacteroides luhongzhouii DNA segment above includes these coding regions:
- a CDS encoding DNA adenine methylase, with translation MKFNSPLRYPGGKGKTADFFAELFRCNNLVGGTYVEPYVGGGSVALHLLFEGLVNRIVINDKDRSLYAFWHSVLYNTKELCQLIDETPITVDNWKIQKEIQNSKENVDLLTLGFSTFYLNRTNRSGIIKGGIIGGVNQTGNYGIDARYNKRNLIERIQKIAQYTNQIVLFNLDAVQLVKEQKRILPPNTLFYFDPPYYVKGKGLYMNYYCDNDHCNIRDEIALIDTQKWIVTYDCVPFIAELYKDYRMVQFSLNYSASTVGKGKEYMIFSNNVIIPEHSLLLEE